The following proteins are encoded in a genomic region of Pyricularia oryzae 70-15 chromosome 6, whole genome shotgun sequence:
- a CDS encoding 3',5'-bisphosphate nucleotidase, whose protein sequence is MFTRETTKRHHLLSRPLFWTSLAALALAFILARVIPRLDLLGNHLRTQSTTIKMATYAKELEVAQLAVQRAAILTKRVFNEKAKGTVSKDDKSPVTIGDFGAQALIIAALKANFPEDEIVAEEEADALRGDEALKKTIWELVRTTKLSDEQAEKTLGGAIGSVEEMLELIDRGKSKGGDKGRIWAIDPIDGTKGFLRGGQYAVCLGLMVDGDVKVGVLGCPNLPVDDSAPLTADLGTNATDEGRGVLFSGVLGQGANSRPLTTGGLADPIKKISMKPLADMASATFCESVEAGHSSQGEAAQIAQKLGITNPSVRMDSQAKYGSIARGAGDIYLRLPTSKTYQEKIWDHAAGDLIVREAGGQVTDTEGRRLDFSKGRTLAENKGVVAAPAAVHDKVLKAVQEVLGKN, encoded by the coding sequence ATGTTTACACGTGAGACCACAAAGAGACACCATCTACTGAGCAGGCCTCTTTTCTGGACATCACTTGCAGCTCTCGCACTGGCATTCATCCTTGCTAGAGTTATACCCCGTCTCGACCTCCTAGGCAATCATCTTCGTACACAATCTACCACAATCAAGATGGCCACCTACGCCAAGGAGCTTGAGGTCGCGCAGCTGGCCGTGCAGCGCGCCGCCATCCTGACCAAGCGCGTCTTCAATGAGAAGGCCAAGGGCACCGTCTCCAAGGATGACAAGTCACCCGTCACAATTGGCGACTTCGGAGCCCAGGCGCTCATAATTGCCGCCCTGAAGGCCAACTTCCCCGAAGACGAGATCgtcgccgaggaggaggcggatGCTCTCCGCGGGGACGAGGCTCTCAAAAAGACCATCTGGGAGCTGGTTAGGACGACGAAGCTGAGCGACGAGCAGGCAGAAAAGACCCTGGGCGGAGCCATTGGCAGCGTCGAGGAGATGCTGGAGCTCATCGACAGGGGCAAGAGCAAGGGGGGCGACAAGGGCAGGATATGGGCCATCGACCCCATCGACGGCACCAAGGGTTTCCTTCGCGGCGGCCAATACGCTGTCTGCTTGGGTCTGATGGTTGACGGCGACGTCAAGGTCGGCGTCCTCGGCTGCCCGAACCTGCCCGTCGACGACAGCGCCCCGCTGACCGCCGACTTGGGAACCAACGCGACCGACGAAGGCCGTGGCGTGCTCTTCTCCGGCGTCCTAGGACAAGGCGCCAACAGCCGGCCGCTGACGACTGGTGGGTTGGCCGATCCCATCAAGAAGATCTCGATGAAGCCGCTGGCGGACATGGCGAGCGCGACCTTTTGCGAGAGCGTCGAGGCCGGCCACTCGTCTCAGGGAGAGGCGGCCCAGATTGCCCAGAAGCTGGGAATCACCAACCCCAGCGTAAGGATGGATTCACAGGCCAAGTATGGCTCGATCGCGCGCGGAGCCGGTGATATCTACCTCAGGCTGCCCACGAGCAAGACCTACCAGGAGAAGATCTGGGATCACGCTGCCGGTGACCTGATCGTGCGTGAGGCCGGTGGCCAGGTTACCGATACGGAGGGTAGGAGGCTCGACTTTAGCAAAGGCCGGACCCTCGCTGAAAACAAGGGTGTCGTGGCTGCTCCAGCGGCCGTACATGACAAGGTGCTGAAGGCTGTCCAGGAGGTTTTGGGgaagaactag
- a CDS encoding 54S ribosomal protein L6, producing MGKKVGAPTSPSRSRHAKQLSGVVCKQTREKATAQPPTAMFARSSGRALVRAIDASSQTSIPSFLIPALHRPFSASTANQSKLGRTPISIPPGVELTVSEPWLKKDATNYKKIYKKTVTVEGPLGKQSLEVPAFVNFDHDADSRKTMLSIENKEEKNQREMWGTTWAYVQRYIIGVSEGHTAVLRMVGIGYRATVEDRPEKEEYPGQKFVCLKLGFSHPVELGLPLGMKASTPQPTRILLEGINREEVMSFAAECRKWRVPEPYKGKGIFVNDETIKLKQKKVK from the exons ATGGGCAAAAAAGTTGGAGCTCCAACAAGCCCGTCGCGATCACGACACGCAAAGCAGCTTTCGGGGGTTGTGTGCAAACAAACCAGAGAAAAAGCGACAGCACAACCACCCACTGCCATGTTTGCCCGCAGCAGCGGCCGGGCGTTAGTCCGCGCCATCGACGCATCCTCCCAGACCTCGATACCGAGCTTCCTCATTCCCGCCCTCCACCGTCCCTTCTCCGCATCGACGGCCAACCAGTCCAAGCTCGGCCGGACGCCCATATCGATACCACCCGGCGTCGAGCTCACCGTCAGTGAGCCGTGGCTCAAGAAGGATGCGACCAACTACAAGAAGATCTACAAGAAGACCGTCACTGTCGAGGGTCCCTTGGGCAAGCAGAGCTTAGAGGTGCCTGCGTTCGTCAACTTTGACCACGATGCCGACTCGAGGAAAACGATGCTGAGCAtcgaaaacaaggaggagAAGAACCAGCGCGAGATGTGGG GCACAACGTGGGCGTATGTTCAGCGTTACATAATAGGCGTCTCAGAAGGCCACACGGCGGTCCTGCGCATGGTGGGAATTGGATACCGAGCGACCGTCGAGGACCGTCCCGAGAAGGAGGAATACCCCGGCCAGAAGTTTGTGTGTCTCAAGCTCGGCTTTTCGCACCCGGTCGAACTTGGTCTGCCGCTTGGGATGAAGGCCAGCACTCCCCAGCCAACGCGTATCCTGCTCGAGGGTATCAATAGGGAGGAGGTCATGTCGTTCGCCGCCGAGTGCCGCAAGTGGCGTGTACCGGAACCGTACAAGGGCAAGGGGATCTTTGTTAACGACGAGACCATCAAACTGAAGCAAAAGAAGGTCAAATAG
- a CDS encoding cell wall glycosyl hydrolase YteR, with protein sequence MKTIYLAALVLGLASASPQSNLARMADTFIRIGVRKVFYYNEATLYTAFEAAYNLTGNSTLVSWYRDQIDDAVVLPDGTIRDWRLDYYSLDDYRIGNNLLWWYQRTGDAKYRAAADTIRRQLDRHPRTPSGGFWHRAPVYKDQMWFDGIFIADSFYARWTALFDGGNATAWDDIARQFDNIESRTRNQTTGLLVHGYDEAKRAVWADPVTGAAPLVWGRAVGWYFLALTEVIPLIPAAHPGRERLVRYFVTLAEGLKKAQDRGSGGWWLVISEPYPGRDGNYLESSAAAMFTAGLLRGIKLGLLETNKFRCTADKAYQHLVERFVTEGEDGTITWEGIVQVGSLSGNGTYEYYISIPVVRNDARGGGAFMLASYEMATLK encoded by the exons ATGAAGACCATATACCTGGCTGCCTTGGTGCTCGGACTGGCCAGCGCAAGCCCACAGTCCAACCTGGCCCGCATGGCAGACACTTTCATCCGGATCGGGGTCAGGAAGGTGTTTTACTACAACGAGGCGACGCTGTACACGGCGTTCGAGGCCGCCTACAACCTGACGGGAAACTCCACCCTGGTCAGCTGGTACCGCGACCAGATCGACGACGCGGTGGTGCTCCCCGACGGCACGATACGAGATTGGAGGCTCGACTACTACTCGCTGGACGACTACCGCATCGGCAACAACCTCCTGTGGTGGTACCAACGCACGGGCGACGCCAAGTACCGCGCGGCGGCCGACACGATCCGGCGGCAGCTGGACAGGCACCCGCGCACGCCGTCGGGCGGGTTCTGGCACCGCGCGCCCGTTTACAAGGACCAGATGTGGTTCGACGGCATTTTTATAGCCGACAGCTTTTACGCCCGGTGGACGGCGCTGTTCGACGGGGGCAACGCAACGGCCTGGGACGACATTGCGCGCCAGTTTGACAATATCGAGAGCCGGACGCGGAACCAGACCACGGGCCTGCTGGTGCACGGTTACGACGAGGCCAAGAGGGCCGTCTGGGCGGATCCGGTCACGGGCGCCGCGCCGTTGGTGTGGGGCCGGGCCGTCGGGTGGTACTTCCTCGCCCTGACCGAGGTTATCCCGCTTATACCGGCTGCGCACCCCGGGCGGGAGAGGCTCGTGCGGTATTTCGTCACGCTGGCGGAGGGTTTGAAGAAGGCGCAGGACCGGGGCTCGGGCGGCTGGTGGCTCGTTATAAGCGAGCCGTATCCCGGGCGGGATGGGAATTACCTCGAGTCCAGCGCGGCCGCCATGTTCACGGCTGGTCTGCTCCGCGGTATAAAGCTGGGGCTGCTGGAGACGAACAAGTTCCGCTGCACCGCGGACAAGGCCTATCAGCATCTGGTCGAGCGGTTTGTGACCGAGGGCGAGGACGGTACCATTACGTGGGAGGGAATTGTGCAGGTCGGGTCGTTGAGTGGGAACGGGACCTACGAG TATTACATCTCGATTCCTGTGGTACGCAACGATGCCCGTGGTGGAGGTGCTTTTATGCTAGCGTCTTACGAAATGGCAACCCTGAAATAG
- a CDS encoding retinol dehydrogenase 8: MDSKANKLPYNLPDDAVWFITGCSTGIGNSLAKLLLQHPTYRVVATARKPSTLSQLGVPGSEDRLLATALDVTSTESIDAAVAAALSRFGRIDVLVNNAGYGLFGDAEACTRETERALFETNLWGPVALSKHAVRIMREENPKTGPIGGVIINVSSMGGFITVPSHTFYHASKFALEGFTQGFAKEMCPEWNIHFCIAEPGGVQTEFSSNVNPGHRHPAYDAPDTPSRIIESYLANPESRKYWAKSEPTARAMIEIVTGAKEGAKGRIPARVPIGIDAFTAVKAEAVKISAELEEFKELSVSTQIELSEELKTLVGH, from the exons ATGGATTCCAAGGCCAACAAGCTCCCCTACAACCTTCCCGACGATGCAGTCTGGTTCATAACCGGCTGCTCCACCGGGATTGGCAACTCCCTGGCAAAACTCCTGCTGCAACACCCAACGTACCGCGTCGTCGCCACGGCCCGCAAACCCTCGACGCTGTCGCAGCTTGGCGTCCCAGGCTCGGAGGACCGCCTGCTCGCCACGGCGCTGGACGTGACCTCTACCGAGTCCATCGACGCCGCCGTGGCCGCCGCGCTGTCTCGCTTTGGCCGCATCGACGTGCTCGTCAACAACGCCGGGTACGGGCTCTTtggcgacgccgaggccTGCACCCGCGAGACGGAGCGCGCGCTGTTTGAGACCAACCTCTGGGGTCCCGTGGCCCTCTCCAAGCACGCCGTGCGCATCATGCGGGAGGAGAACCCCAAGACCGGGCCCATCGGCGGCGTCATTATAAACGTCAGCAGCATGGGCGGCTTTATAACCGTCCCCAGTCATACGTTTTACCACGCGTCCAAATTCGCCCTGGAAGGCTTCACCCAAGGTTTCGCCAAAGAGATGTGCCCAGAGTGGAACA TCCATTTTTGCatcgccgagcccggcggcgTCCAGACCGAGTTTTCATCCAACGTGAACCCCGGTCATCGGCACCCAGCCTACGACGCGCCCGACACGCCGTCCCGCATCATCGAGAGCTACCTTGCCAATCCAGAGTCCAGAAAGTACTGGGCAAAGTCGGAGCCGACGGCGCGGGCCATGATTGAGATAGTCACGGGCGCAAAGGAGGGTGCCAAGGGGCGCATCCCCGCCCGCGTGCCCATTGGAATTGATGCTTTTACCGCCGTCAAGGCCGAGGCGGTAAAGATTTCTGCGGAGCTGGAAGAGTTcaaggagctgtcggtcAGCACGCAAATAGAACTCAGTGAGGAACTCAAGACCCTCGTTGGGCATTAG